The genomic window TGCCCGTGACATTGGCTTGAAATTTGGACCGAGCGTGAATTTTGAACGCCTACGTCTGCCGGCATATCTCCGTAAACAGATGGCCTGTGAATCTGTTCTAGTATCTTAGTAACTGCAGTCggaatagatgaaaaaaaataagcgagagaaaaaattaagcgATGTAGAAAGAAGTTATTGAACAACGAGGCTGACCTAAAAgtgttttaattttgaatttcaattaagTCGTAACAAAAATCAGCGGTACATTCATTTCTTCGTGACCCCAAGACCACGTGTAAACTTGGCCGATAGTTGTGCTGTTATCCACTGGGAAAATAGTGGCGCTGCGTCGCATCACGAAGCTCGAACAAATATGACAATATGACGAGCTGCAGGATTAAACGTGTACGGTGATAGACCGGATGGAGGGGGGGGAGACAGGAGCGAACAAACGATTGTCCATCTGCAATGTGAAAGTCAATGGGTATAGTTGCTTACCCACTCGTTCATGTCACCCACCGTCTTGGTAGTATGGTCCTGCTATAAATGGCCTCCTGTTATTGCATGTAAACTGGAAGAAGAACGGTGGATATAAGGATCAAAGGAGATTTGCTGCTCATTGTTGAGGAGAAAGAGAACCACTGGCTTTCTGGAAATCATCAGTGGCTAGTGGGGTCCGGGGGCCATTATACGCGTTATATATGTCCCGCAATTTGATCCCACATCGCTCGTTCCCAACGGAGAACTAATTTTCGCGAATTCCCCATCACGAGATTCGAAGTCTGCTCAAGAGCCCATAGTTCGAGGAGTTACTTTCGCGACAGCGTCTACACCCGGTAAAGTGGAAGTGTTAGTATCGCATCGAATTGTCCGTTATAATAATCGTACTTTGCATCTGCTCAATCGGGATTTGTGAAACCAAAGTGCTTATAGAAAAATTACCCTTTGGACTTCCCTTCTAAACCGCTATTAGTCAAAGATAACTACACTAATGAGGATACTTCGTTTATTCTTCCACTATACCTCTACGTGCGCTTCGTAGTTTattgacccccccccccctccctcttcCACCTCCGTTGttcgattttcaaagaattttattgcttACGATACATTAGGGCACCGCGTGCTTCCTGGATACTATTAATTCTGCCATTTGCACGGCATTTAACCCTCACCCTAATCCTCCGACAAGCGGCATTGAAAAGTGTACTTAACGAGCCTGTGTCTAGACAGTATCATAAGCACGTACAATATGTGCGGAATTTGATGAATCACGAAATGCACTGCGAGTTGAGATATGATATTTTGAACTGATGCATGAAGATACATTTCCATTGGATTCTTATCAATCTAGTAATGAAGCTAAAGCTAGCAGTCAGAGTTAGCAGCCAAAAGTGTTAAACTTTTTGGAATCTGAAAAATGCAGATCAGTTTTGTCCTCACAATTCTATAACAGTATTGAGGGTTCAAGgttttgatgaataatagaaCGTTTGACTGCTAATTCTGGCTGCATACTACATACTAGATTTAACCTCAAGTTggattattcttattttcagtAATAAAGCAactaatttgaaattatttttgtcgatcaaagtgaaaaataaaatcttaggATAAtatcgaaattaataataaaggaaaaaaattagtgaaatcTCCccaattggtttttttttccaacatatagcttcgaaaaatttataaacctCAAATGATTACTTTGACTTCTACATAAATTCTTACCCATAAGTATTTCATTTTCGAGCCTGTCCAGCACTACACCTGAATTACTAATCACTTACCTTGTGAGCTATAACAGTCATTGAAATCGATAAGAtacctgaaataaaattcgcaTATCATTTCCAACTTCTTAttactttcattttgttttatcgAGTAATCTtatgattataaatatttattacaggGTAAATGATTAGGATCTGTTGAGAGGGTAATACAACGTGTGATGCCAGCCAAAACAAAATCTCGTGTTCCAGAAAATATGGGGGTCAGTAGTGGTTTAGTTGACGCTAGAGCTAAGCAAGTTCTACGAGAAGCAGTTGACGCTGTGGTGAATAGCTTTGCTAAGCACACGCAGGGTTACGGACGAGGTAATAATCTTTATTTACAAATCATCATCGACTATTCTAGTTAACTTACAtgtctaaaattttttccattttccatacTATTATGCAGTACTTTCTTTAACAGAAAGCATTGTGTAATTCTGGTTTTGTTTTTGATAACAGTGAACGTTGTGGAGGCTTTGCAAGAATTTTGGCAAATGAAACAGAGCAGAGGAACAGAGTTACGGAATGGAGCGCTAGTGATTTATGAATCTATTCCTGGAGCCAATCCACCTTATGTTTGTTACGTCACTCTACCAGGTGGCTCCTGTTTTGGCAGTTTCCAAAATTGTCCCACTAAGGCTGAAGCACGTCGTTCTGCAGCCAAAATCGCACTGATGAATTCAGTTTTCAATGAACATCCTTCCAGACGTATTACAGACGATTTTATAGAAAAAGCTGTGGCAGAAGCTAGAGCTAGTTTTGGAAAACCGTCATCCACCCCAAATGGAGTTGGCAGTCAGACGcaggtatttttttaatcaaattgtCACTAAAAATACTATTTTAAAACGTTTGCGTTCGTTTAATCACCTGCAAACTTTTGGATTATTCATGAAGTACATGTGGATGTATTTACTTGGTGTTATCTTCAAAAGTCAGTGGTAGTCCAATTTCGGGTATCTAGTTCCACTGGATTAGTACCTTTATGTTTCCTACTTAAatgacagagaaaaaaaagatcaagTTGACCCCACTTTCCAGTGCGTGAATGATGTATTTACAGGATTGTGGGGAAAACAGTCAAGGTGTGCCAAATGATAAATTGTATCACCTTATTTTTGAACACGCAACAGGATTGCAAAGAGTTGAggatattttaaataaaaatagatgtataaatatttccaGGGAAGTGGAGATGAAAAGGAAGACCCCAACACAGGGATCGGAGCATTTAGATTCATGCTGGAATGTAACCGTGGCCGAACAATGTTAGAATTCCAAGAACTGATGACTGTCTTTCAGCTTTTGCACTGGAATGGATCATTAAAAGCTATGCGCGAAAGACAGTGCAGCAGGCAAGAGGTAGTCGCACACTACAGCCACCGAGCGCTTGACGATGACATGCGAAGCCAGATGGCTCTCGATTGGGTTGCCAGAGAGCATGAGAGCGGAGGAGGGATTGTTGCTATGGAGTTAACTGTGGCTGAACAAGAATTAGACACGGCTCGGTTAGCTGGACGAGAGTTAAGATTCCCTAAAGAGAAAAAGGACATTCTTATGCTAGCGCATGCTCAGGTCTGTCCTCAGTAAATTTTTGACTATCGTAGCAAAGAAAAAAGCTACTGGATCAAACTCCGTGTGTCAATCTGCTTCATTTATTCATCGATTAGGAAACATTTTATACTAGTTGACCATCGTATCTATGGTTGCTTAATCCTGTAGGTCAACAACCAATAagattaaattgaatatttgattCATTGACGATCGGCAAAACACTTGCCTTTGTTTTGCTTTTGTTATTTCATACATTCGTATGATAGGCATAGAGTTACTACCAGTAGCTCAATTTCTTTGATGTTATTGCTCGTTGTGATTTCGCTTGCCTTCCATTTAATATATTTAAGGCTTGCTGAGAGTGCTGCTTTTTCAGATACCTTTTTTTGAAATCGgtaaattacattattttacgtcaaaaattgtatctaataGTATGGCAAAATGTGTGGTTTGTGTTTGATGTAGAAATTCGATTAGAataatttgtttgattttttgatcatTCAATCGTGACAGGCAAATAGTCAATTACATATTGTCTGTTCTGTCTAAGACcatgcaataataattatattatcaagTATAATCACATATTCGTTAATAATTGTTAAGAAGCTATATTGAATCAAAATACGCTGATATTTGGCAGTGCTTCCAACAAATGCTTccaattatcgaaaaaaatcagacACCACGCTGCCAGTGATGCAATCATTTAAtctaaaatttaatattatatgaagtttatttatgtatatatatttgccattaatttttatatatgtTGAGCATTGTTTCACTACTAAACATTAcgtgataatattttatactttaacGAAAAATCGTTTAACGTTAGGCAATAAATTTTATGTGATCACAAGGCGCTTAGCGTCTGTGTTCAGAGTATGTTCATATTTTTCGTAggaataatgataatcaaatgagaaaataggaaatattttcaatcaggGTATTTCAAAAAACCTACACGCAATGGGtgaatcaatgaaaataaataaatgaaaaaatcgaagCACATCGTTGCCGTACTCTGCTTGGCTACAATAAACAGACACAGTTTTATAAGTatgtttattaaatattatattattaataaaatcattttataATGAACTCTGCTGTTTACAACCAATCTGTACGGATTGAAATCAAGTTGTCGGGGCACTAGTAACAGATTTGTCTATCAATTGGGTCGAAGAATTGTTATCGTCCTTCTCTTGTAAGGGGTGTTCTAACACTTTGTCTATTATTCCAAATTCCTTCGCGTCGTTCGGTGCCATAAACTTGTCTCTTTCCATGCTGTTTTCTACGATTATTAATATTACCAATTGTAATTAAATTCCTTTCTACTTCTTATTGGTtctaattcaaaattcaaccaCATTCGTTGTGAAAGATTTCaatacatcaattttttttcacaatatgcAACATCATAGGGATTGCAATGTAAAATTTCCAAGAAGTAGATAGATTTTCATGTCCAGGAAATGACACAGGGCTTACCTATTCGCAGCAGATCAAGTCCAGTATGTTTAACATagagtttatttatttgcttcTTGAGTTTAAGGATCTCTTCAGCTTGAATTTGAATGTCTGTTGCCTGGCCCTGGACACCTCCGGAAGGTTGGTGAATCATTATTCTAGCATTAGGCAACGAATGTCGCATCCCATGGGACCCGGCAGCCAAAAGTAAGCTGGCCATCGAACATGCTTGACCAACGCACCAGGTGGCTACAGGTGGCAGTACGTATTGCATTGTATCGTAAATTCCTAGGCCCGCTGTAACGCTTCCTCCGGGtgaatttatgtacatatgaaTTGGCTTTTTACTACTCTCAGATTGTAGGAACAATAATTGTGCCACAACAAGCGAGGAGACATCATCTGTTATCTATAAGGAATAAGCTCAACAATTAATCAAGTCTACCTGATTTTCTATAACTCGAAAACTctataatataattgtatgagccttgaaagtaaaaaaaatgttatgccATTGTCAATTctcataaaattaaattgagcCAAACAATTTCTTAGAGCCTGAATATATTGCGTGACGTTGACAATGACTAAAAGACTATTGAATTCGTACCGGTCCCATGAGACAGATAATCCGCTCCTTAAGAAGTCTGGAATAAATGTCGTAGGCTCGTTCACCACGTCCCGTTTGTTCAACGACAATGGGAACTAAATTTAAAGTTCTTTTGAAGACTGCGTGAGTTCCATTCTAGGATGAAGAAGTACACCAGATAAGAAAAGGGTAAGGTTAAAGTAGTATATTGAAATAATAGTTTGAATTACACAGTTGTAGGAGTTAGTCAAAGGGTACTtatcattaatttattaatatcgTTACAAGTCCAATAGATACATGAATACATACCGTCGCACATAGCAAGTTGAAAGTATTTCGTAACATCTTTAATTAATGTTTTTTCCGTCAATTAATTGAATACCTATCAACTAAATTCATTTACACATAAACACAGAAAGAATAGGAATTTATCATGAATTGACTAGTATGTGATTCAGCAGGAATTAAATCCTTACTTTTCTGACTGATCTTTGAAAAAGTATCGATGATATTCGTCaaactataaaataatatcaaatgtCCGGTGGTTTTAACCGTTTCTTAACACAATCACAGCCGTTACAAGTAGCCAATTACATTCAAAGATTATTTGTTTGCCATTGGATATACAAAGATGTAGATTTGATTCTACTTGGTAAAGGTCGCTAGTTCCGTGATTTGAAACGGGAAACTAAATCGTATACAATTAATCCAGTCGGTAAGGCAATGTAATTTCAGATACAGTAGAATTCTACAATGCAATGAATGATAATACACAGATGATAACAAACTCGTAAATGAAACCGTCAGCAACGTGACAAAATTCGTAGCGAATTGCATCGTTCCTACGGCGTAACAATATTAAGGGGTTAGGtgggtttcaaaattttaaaaaatcgaatttttttttttataattgaatatgttgAGAATATtcctttaaaattttaaaacgatcCGAGTCATATTTTAAGagatatagcctttggatgtttCACCCATCAGGCTATAACCGAGCGTGACGCAGGTAAATGGAGGCAGGTATATCGAGCCAGATGCTTAGCTattgttcgtttatttttgtgaTGCGAATACTAGGCTTAGGACTTGCCGGATGTAGAAAATTCTGTGGTTTGATGGATATAAGTTTCTCATTCTTGAATGCATcaacgtacaatttttatgttgATAAAATACATGAGTGCGTCATAACTGTTGCCGAATCAATTTTGTTGTCTGCTgcaaatcaagaaaaaaaattaacgtgtgatgaaaataatgttgaagATACGACAGATGTTACCGTGTCAGGTGATGGCACGTGGAAAAAACATGGGTTTGCATCATTATACGGTGTAAGTACGATTATTTACATGTTATTTGAATGTAAATCTTCAaccgcgtttttctcgaaactacatttttgaaatcggTAGTCACGATTTCTCGAAAACTTATGAACCgatctctttcaaattttgcacacttcttcaaaataacatTATCTCGTGCTTGAACGAtggaattttgttttttctattccaagtaatttttcaaggcCATGAAGGGtgcaaattttactcaaaataagggttttttgttttcaacgccgccaaaaatgtaatttttgttttttttttccttcgtccaAGTACGAGTTTTAAACATCTactaacagaaaatttttggtttttgcatTTCAGATGGATCTGTCATGAGTTATCCTGACTACGCCgagagaacttttttttgagGGGTCATAGCAGACGACGTGTCCACgccttaattttcaatatttttcaatgaaaatttcacaaactaCTTATGAAATATGTATCTTTTATGTGTTAAATTGATGGAATAAAACATTCTGTtgattaagtaaaaaaaaattcataaaaatgtacCTATTTTGAGCTTTTGAAACCCACCTGACCccttaaccttcctttttttttgacagaaAAGTCTTCCGTCTCtgatttgatttgtatgacccttttccgaccaattggacccccaggaactcagaaaacgctgcgaaaagagcgtgggaccaacaggagagaaatggcgagcgaaaaagtaccagctgaaaaatgtcgaaaacacaggttctcgttttttggctgtaactttcgatccgttgatcgcagcctatcgggactgcgcccaatcgatttctctcgcaaaattacgtcggactagcgccagaaagaatttattccagcacttttcaaaatcgcgaaagtttttgccaaaaatacaaaggggttaaccttcctttttttgcGACCGAAAagtctttcgtctcagatttgatttgtatgaccctttcccgaccaattggacccccaggacttcagaaaacgctgcgaaaagagcgtgggaccaacaggagagaaatggcgagcgaaaaagcaccagctgaaaaatgtcgaaaacacaggttctcgttttttggctgtaactttcgatccgttgatcgcagcctatcgggactgcgcccaatcgatttctctcgcaaaattacgtcggactagcgccagaaagaatttattccagcacttttcaaaatcgcgaaaattttcgccaaaaatacaaaggggttaaccttcctttttttgcGACCGAAAagtctttcgtctcagatttgatttgtatgaccctttcccgaccaattggaccccgaggacttcagaaaacgctgcgaaaagagcgtgggaccaacaggagagaaatggcgagcgaaaaagcgccagctgaaaaatgtcgaaaacacaggttctcgttttttggctgtaactttcgatccgttgatcgcagcctatcgggactgcgcccaatcgatttctctcgcaaaattacgtcggactagcgccagaaagaatttattccagcacttttcaaaatcgcaaaaatttttgccaaaaatacaaaggggttaaccttcctttttttgcGACCGAAAagtctttcgtctcagatttgatttgtatgaccctttcccgaccaattggatccccaggaactcagaaatcgcagcgaaaagagcgtgggaccaacaggagagaaatggcgagcgaaaaagcgccagctgaaaaatgtcgaaaacacaggttctcgtttcttggctgtaacttttgatccgttgatcgcagcctattgggactgcgcccaatcgatttctctcgcaaaattacgtcggactagtgccagaaagaatttattccagcacttttcaaaatcgcgaaaatttttgccaaaaataaaaagggcCTAAGGGGTTAGGtgggtttcaaaattttaaaaaatcgaattttttttttttgcttatcttataattgaatatgttgAGAATATtcctttaaaattttaaaacgatcCGAGTCATATTCTAAGagatatagcctttggatgtttCACCCATCAGGCTATAACCGAGCGTGACGCAGGTATATGGAGGCAAGTATATCGAGGCAGCTGCTTAGCTattgttcgtttatttttgtgaTGAGAATACTTGGCTTAGGACTTGCcggatgtaaaaaattctgtggTTTGATGGATATAAGTTTCTCATTCTTGAATGCATcaacgtacaatttttatgttgATAAAATACATGAGTGCGTCATAACTGTTGCCGAATCAATTTTGTTGTCTGCTgcaaatcaagaaaaaaaattaacgtgtgatgaaaataatgttgaagATACGACAGATGTTACCGTGTCAGGTGATGGCACGTGGAAAAAACATGGGTTTGCATCATTATACGGTGTAAGTACGATTATTTACATGTTATTTGAATGTAAATCTTCaatcgcgtttttctcgaaactacatttttgaaatcggTAGTCACGATTTCTCGAAAACTTATGAACCgatctctttcaaattttgcacacTTCTTAAAATAACATTATCTCGTGCTTGAacgaaggaattttttttttttctattccaagtaattttttatGGCCATGAAGGGtgcaaattttactcaaaataagggttttttgttttcaacgccgccaaaaatgtaatttttgtttttttttttccttcgtccaAGTACGAGTCTTAAAAATCTactaacagaaaatttttggtttttgcatTTCAGATGAATCTGTAGGGATTGTGTTAGGCGGGGTTACACACACACCAACGACGAATACCtagtatgtataaatattatatatttattcaatgtcCTAAAACTATTACAGCCCAATGATCACTTTTGTCTGAACTTTGACCACGTGCTACAGCTGTAGCCTTTGTTTAGCTAATGGCGTCGATGAAATCAGTTTTCACGGTCAACGTATGTTTCCGCCGACTCCGCTGCTGCTGGTTGTCGCCACCGCCTTGAGCACTGACGTGCTCCCTTGCGGTGACAGTCGGTACTGCCGATCCGGGTGCCACAACTTTGTCATGAGTTATCCTGACTACGCCgagagaacttttttttgagGGGTCATAGCAGACGACGTGTCCACgccttaattttcaatatttttcactgaaaatttcacaaactacttataaaatatgtatcttTTATGTGTTAAATTGATGGAATGAAATATTCTGTtgattaagtaaaaaaaaattcataaaaatgtacCTATTTTGAGCTTTTGAAACCCACCTAACCCCTTAAACAATATTGTAAAGTAAACACATTGTGAgcataaatttaatatttatgttGGATTTACTGACTGGTGTTATAAATTGAGTAAATCAACTCTacattaataatttattcttcaCAGTGCACGTGTACTAATTTTTATCTAATGCATAGTTTAACGCAACAAGTGTAATCGTGTTTCAATCATACAACTCAGAAGTGGACAGGTATAAAGTCTGTTTCATTCCAGTAAATACAATTGTCTGTCGTCAGGCACGTCTGTCGTTTGATACGTTCAGATCAAACGTTTGAAGTACTTCATAAAATACTCATCGCGTTCAAGAGATATAAACGGTGACAAACGGCTTTGTTTACTGGCATTCAAACTATTTCAAACCGTAACCAGTAGTCATTTTTTACTGACAATGATATAGATTGATATTTCACATCATCTTActtttcgatattttattgTACCAATATTATAATGATCTACGGTAAAACCcatacaattattttcacatctGCGGTCAATGTAATAGGCTTATTATTcgttcaaataaataattagttGTAGCTTTCCAACGTTTTGGAGTTTTTAATCATGGAAATGTATACATTAAACACTCTGTTTGATGTTGATGTATATAGCtgcaaatatcgaagtccacgtatcATAAACCACAATAGTAAATTCATAAAAAGCAgggtatttctttatttctgcatcAACTGATGATGTATTTGAGTGTTTTTGTTGagaattttatataaaattgcGTCGTTAAGCTCCCTATCACGTTTGTGAAACGTGGAATTACATAtctgaaaatatatatgtCAATGTTTCAGGCATAAATATGATAGAATCGATGGTAATCATATAAGTGGGTTTCATTTTCTATCTATATCTAGATTGTCGATATCATACACTATCTTTATAAACATccataaaatatatgtatttttaacGTTGCTGCCCTATGCCTATGTGTGAATAAAAagtagacatttttttcttgaggCATGGCCAAAATATTACCCTATCTTGGTACTGAAACTATGTTGATCTTAGAACTCACATGACTGCACCATGAGTATGGGGTTCAGATTGAAGTCCCTTTACGTTTGGAAAGAGTGGAAACGGCATGTTATAATATCTCGATATATCTTTATTGAGTTATGTTTATTAGCTCTGTAATCAAGAGTTCAAACAGATAACTGTAGTTCCACGTATACATTACACTAAAAAACGAAAGATGTGTTACTGAGCTGGATATGGAATACATACTACAGAATTTTTTGTCTGCATTACATAATAATTGTAACTGGTATAAATATAACGTAAGAACTGTACTTGTTGCCAATCTAGTTAATGCTGTGAACAGTATTGAATAGATTAATTCATTGAACAGTAATTCGAGGTATGTACGCACAACACAGTGATttcaaattatgaaaaaatttttttagtatttcaaAGCATGTTGTCAATAAACTGGCCCTATAACTGCAGTTGACatatacaattattatttttaatggataatatttttgacaatattttatagCTTGTATCAATGTcccataaataaaaaaaagttggagAATACCTCAATTATGTAATTTTGAGGCACAATTGCAAAGCAGAGTATTTATTGTATTTGCCGTAAAGTCAACtcttgttttgaaaaaaagttctctTCAACTTGGAAGCACGTTTTATTAATTCCACAATTTTATTGAATGTTCCAACATCTATGTGCATGCATGCAAGCgtattgtatatgtatgtatgccaAAAATGTTGTCTCCTGAATTCCAGGAAGGCGgcttatatttttcaatattgctCGAATCCATTTACAAAATGGTAGTAGCTTAGCTATACTTcaaacaaattcaaaattctcagaaatttcttagaattttattcatttttattaaactgCTACGTgacattttgttttcaattttgacgttattacaaatttaacacatttttttttgacagtGAAAGCAGGAAAGATTGAACTAGGGTCACCTTGAATTTCTTATATAGAAACATACATCAGATTACGTCACAGTTTTAGCTAGTTTTAAG from Neodiprion lecontei isolate iyNeoLeco1 chromosome 1, iyNeoLeco1.1, whole genome shotgun sequence includes these protein-coding regions:
- the LOC107225695 gene encoding protein limb expression 1 homolog isoform X1 — translated: MPAKTKSRVPENMGVSSGLVDARAKQVLREAVDAVVNSFAKHTQGYGRVNVVEALQEFWQMKQSRGTELRNGALVIYESIPGANPPYVCYVTLPGGSCFGSFQNCPTKAEARRSAAKIALMNSVFNEHPSRRITDDFIEKAVAEARASFGKPSSTPNGVGSQTQMYKYFQGSGDEKEDPNTGIGAFRFMLECNRGRTMLEFQELMTVFQLLHWNGSLKAMRERQCSRQEVVAHYSHRALDDDMRSQMALDWVAREHESGGGIVAMELTVAEQELDTARLAGRELRFPKEKKDILMLAHAQVCPQ
- the LOC107225695 gene encoding protein limb expression 1 homolog isoform X2, whose amino-acid sequence is MPAKTKSRVPENMGVSSGLVDARAKQVLREAVDAVVNSFAKHTQGYGRVNVVEALQEFWQMKQSRGTELRNGALVIYESIPGANPPYVCYVTLPGGSCFGSFQNCPTKAEARRSAAKIALMNSVFNEHPSRRITDDFIEKAVAEARASFGKPSSTPNGVGSQTQGSGDEKEDPNTGIGAFRFMLECNRGRTMLEFQELMTVFQLLHWNGSLKAMRERQCSRQEVVAHYSHRALDDDMRSQMALDWVAREHESGGGIVAMELTVAEQELDTARLAGRELRFPKEKKDILMLAHAQVCPQ
- the LOC107225714 gene encoding ATP-dependent Clp protease proteolytic subunit, yielding MLRNTFNLLCATNGTHAVFKRTLNLVPIVVEQTGRGERAYDIYSRLLKERIICLMGPITDDVSSLVVAQLLFLQSESSKKPIHMYINSPGGSVTAGLGIYDTMQYVLPPVATWCVGQACSMASLLLAAGSHGMRHSLPNARIMIHQPSGGVQGQATDIQIQAEEILKLKKQINKLYVKHTGLDLLRIENSMERDKFMAPNDAKEFGIIDKVLEHPLQEKDDNNSSTQLIDKSVTSAPTT